The genomic window TATAAGGCTCCACTCGCATAACAGACTTCTCCCATTAAAATTACGATGCACCCAAGAAACCAAAGAAGATTTGTTTCAAATGTAAAGCTAGATGAAAGCAATAAAATAACTCCCGCAAATCCAATGAAACATCCAATTAACGATTTGTTACTAAATTTTTCACGCAAAATAAATGTTTGGATTAATAATATCATCATGGGGCCTGTAGCAGATAGCACAGCTGCAATCCCTGAATTCACATACTGTTCAGCCCAATAAAGGGTCGCAAACGTACCAAAAGTTAAACCTAAACCTGACAATAGCATCTCCTTTCGAACAAGAAGCGACATATTCGCCTTCCCTTTATTCTTCATCACAATAAATAAAATGAAACCTGCCAGAAAAAATCGGATCCCCGCTGACATAAATGGCGGGGCACCTGCATCCACCCCTATTTTTATCGCTAAAAAAGTAGTTCCAAAAATAAAACACATGATGAAGTAATTTAGAATGATCATAAAAATTCCTCCTTTTTCCTTTATCATAATAGGAGGTAAACAGAACAGATTAATTTAAATAGAACAGATAAGAAAGGAATCTGTTATGATTTGAATGAAAGGAGCTGAGAACTGATGCCATTGAAAAAGAACTCAAACCGTCTTTTTGAAGATGTGTATGATTATATTGTAAACAGGATCAATCGCGGGGAATGGAGGGCTCATGAAAAGCTTCCATCTGTTCGTGAATTGGCGAAGGAATTGAATGTGCACCGTCTAACTGTCTTTAAAGCCTATCAAAGATTAAAAGAAGAAGAAAAAGTGTATGCGAAAGATAAATCAGGTTATTTTATACATCCAGGCAATTTGGAAGGATTTGAACATTTACAGTCTCCTATCTATACTTCACATGTTCAAAGAAGCTATCTTTCAGAAATTCATCAAATACCTGTTACTTATCAGTTTTCTCAGGCACTCATCGATTCAAATCTTTTACCAAACCATTATTTTGCAGATTATATTAAGAAGGTATTCGATTTATATCCGAAAGTATTAGGAACCTATTCCACTGTACAGGGTGACGAAGAACTTAGAGAAGCGTTAGCTCACTACTTCCGTAAGAGGCATCAGTTATATGTCAGTGCCAATGAACTAATCATTACTTCTGGTGCACAACAAGCAATCAACTTAATTTCACAAGCATTTATCAAGCCGAGAGATACTGTGTTAATGGAGCGGCCAACCTACAGTGCGGCGATTGATATTTTTCGCCATCAAGGTGCAACGATCATTCCAGTTGATATTCATCCAAATGGCTATGATCTCGAACAGGTTGAAAAAAATATGAAGCAGTACAAACCTCGTTTATTTTATTTGAACCCGACATTCCATAATCCAACAGGCTATACCGTTCCTACTGAACAGCGCAAAAAGTTGGCCGAATTAGCCGAACAATACCGGTGTCTTTTAGTAGAGGACGATCCGTTTTATGATATATCTTTCGGACATGAACCTCCCTCCCCACTTTTTCGATATGATACTGGCGGATATGTCATATATATTCGCAGCTACAGCAAATACATTGCCCCAGGTTTAAGGATTGCTTTGGTCGCATGCAGGCAACCTTTAATGAAAATTCTGTTAACGGCAAAATCACTTTCGGATAACGGAACACCATTACTCAATCAAAAGATGTTTCTTCACTATTTTCTATCAGAAAGAATGCAACAGCACCTTGAAAAGCTGCGTATTGCATTGAACATTAGAAAGGAAATCATGGAAGAAGCGATCGCTTCTACGGGCTGGGAGTGGACCAGTCCAAGAGGAGGCCTTAACCTTTGGGTAAAATTACCTGAAGAGGTTTCTGCTCAAACACTCCTATCGAAAAGCATTGAACGATCTATTTCATTCGTTCCGGGAAACATATGTGATCCTCTCAATGAGTTGGATTCCTGGTTTCGGTTAAGCTACTCATTTGTAAATGAACAACGATTGATAGAAGGGATGAATGAACTTATAGATGTCTATAAATCCGTTTATTTGAAAAGTCAGCCTGACATAAAATAGTGCCTCCCTTCTCATACTATAGTTGGGAGGTATATTTCTTATGAAAATTTCATTGATAATTGGTCTATTTATATCACTGCAATCTATCGGTTCAACTGACCATTTGACAGTAGAACATCAAGGAAAAACGATCTCTGCCGTCAGCCGGACGGAGTTTTCTCTTCCTTTTCTCGCTGAACCGTTTATTGATCAGGATAAATACAAAGGTTATATGGAAAAACTTGATCAGCAAGTATATCAAGCTCCAGCTAATGCATTCATTGATCAATACGGAAAAATCATCCCTGAACAGGCAGGGCTTAAGTTAAACCGAACAGCTTTTACAGAACATTTTTATACTTATTTTTTCAATAAAGGCCCCTCCCGAATTGAAGTTCCGACCATTTCAATTTATCCAAAAGTCGACAGCGAGCTTCTATCGCAAATAAGGGAAAAACAGATTGGCCATTATATAACGTATTTTAATCCAAGAAACAAAAATCGTACCCTTAATATTACCCTGGCTGCAGAAGCCATTAATAACCATGTCATTTTTCCAAACGAAACATTTTCCTTTAATGGTGTTGTAGGCAAAAGAACGGCTGAAAAAGGATACTTGCCAGCCCCGATTATTGTAAAAGGCGAATTGTCTGAAGGAGTTGGCGGAGGGATTTGCCAGGTTTCTTCAACACTTTTTAATGCTGTTGATAATGCGGGTATACATATATTGGAAAGGTATTCACATAGCAAAAGTGTTCCATATGTGCCGGAGGGCCGGGATGCAACCGTAAGTTGGTACGGTCCGGATTTTACTTTTAAAAATAAATACAATCAGCCGATCCTTATTCGTGCTCATATTTACGGAGGCAAAGTAATTGTTAAGGTTTACTCGTCGGACCAGAACAATTATAAACCTCGCAAAGTATCCCCGGCATCTGATATTCTTCCGATGGAAACAATGTACATGGAAGGAATGAAGAATTAACATTCGTAACGAGAGAAAGCATTTCGATGTCATTTCACAAATATTTATTTATTTCAACATTATTCAAGTTAAATGAACAGATGCCAATACACCATTGTCGTTGGAGTGACAAATGTTGTAAAAAAACATCATTTTATAATGGGGCTGTCTCATAAGGGTCTGACTCCCTCCAACAATGACAATATATAGAATGGTTTTATTAATGTTTGTCAATGTATTGGTGGGTCTCACCCTTTTCTACTGAGTCAGTCCCATTTCTGCACTGTCAACTTTTCTCACTAATCCATGCATCAATTTGATTGTCAAGTTGCTGCAGCATTTTAAATGCCCGCTCACTATCAATTTTTCTGTAATGGTGAAGGCCGCCCGGTTCTTCGTCTTTTTCGTCCGCTAATTTGATAATGTTTTGTAAAGGAGTCCTCACAACCTCTCCTCCCGGTAAAAAGGAATCCGTATGAAAAAGAATCGCCAGAGCAATTTCTTTAGCTTTTACAGGATTTTCACCCAAACGAATCAATAATTTATGTGCCCGTTCAGCACCCTTTATAGCGTGTATGTCATTTTGGCGATAGAGTTCATAATCCCATTTATCGTCTTTATACCATGTATAATGGCCAATATCATGAAGAAAGCCTGCTTTAGCAGCATTATCGACATCGACATTTTGTTCCTTAGCCAAATGAAAAGCGTGATAAGCTACAGCAATAGCATGAGCCATTCCCGAGCGATTAAGATATTTTTGCGCAATACGATGTTGGTATATTTCGATTAATTTAACATCTCTCATGTTATCACCCCTTTAATTTATTCATATGAAAATTGAGACTTGTAGTTGTCACAATATTAATTTCGGAACATTCTTTGTGCTGATTTTTGTTTTTTCATGATTTCATGCGACTTTTCGATAATGTCCGTTAAGACATCTCCTTTATAGATTCTACCTATTTTTGTATTTTCTTGATAGTATGCAACAATTTCATCCAGTTTTTCAACAGTTTCTTTTGATAGTCTTACATTAACCTGTATTTTATTTTGTTGACTCATGATGAATGCCCCCTATCATAATGATATTAATTGCCATCATTATGATAGCATAAAGCTAGCAAATGCTATCATTTTAATACTTTTTTGTTTTTTTTTTTTTTGCGTAAAAATATCGAAATATTCATATTGTTGGCAAATTGAGGTGCGTTATAAAAAATCAGGACAACAAAAAGCGGGTTTATTTTGGTGATCTGTCTATAATATTCTTGAAAAAGCCACAGTTTAAATCTAGCTGTGGCATTTTTCGTTTATACTATTTTATAACAAAACAATGTTCTGTTTCACTCTTTCTTACATAACATAACAATGTTATGTCATGTTATAAACTCCCCTTTATGCAAAAAAGGAGAACCTTTTGGTAAAGGCCTCCCTTTTTCTCATTTGAATTTATTGTAATTAAGGGCCAGATTCCTCCGATCCTTATGAGACAGCTTCGTGTGCTGTGTCCTATGAAATTTCGTGATACGTGATTTCCGGTCGGCTTCCGATTCGGATATTGACTCCGGTCTGCCCCAACCCTTCACTGATATAAAAAGGCTTCCCTTTATGATAATGCAAGCCTTTTACCATTTTCATGCGCACAAGTTTCCCCATTTTGATGAGATGGTAAGGCTTCGGCCAGTGTATTTGCCCGCCATGGAAATGGCCGGACAAAAGATAGTCATAATCATAATCTTCCATGTCCAAAACAACATTCGGATCATGGGTTAATACTAAATTGTATCCTTCGGGCAATCCTTGAAACGCTTTTTTAATGTCACTGCGATGTGTACTGTAATCATCGATGCCGATAATATTTAAATTCTCTCCATCAACGCAAAGAGTCACGTTCTCATTCTGAAGAGTCTTACAATCATGCTCTTCAAGTGTTTTCTTCAGATTTGCAAAGTTTTCCTCTTTTAAGATGTAATCATGATTTCCGAATACAGCAAATATTCCATATTTAGGACTTGCTTTTTGTAAGACTTTTAAATAGTTTGCAAGTTTTGGAATGCTTCTTTTTCTATCTAAAAAATCTCCAGTTAAAGCGATGAGATCAACAGGCTGTTTAGAAATCATTTCAAACAATTTTTCAGGGCTGACCGAAATATTTTCTAGGTGAATATCTGAAAGGTGAAGAACCTTTATATTTTTTATTTTTTTGCGGGATATGGAAATTGTATTAATTATTACATGGCGAGTATTTTTATTTGCTTTATAAAAAATAAAAGCAAGATAAACGAACAAAACTAACAAGAAATAAAAGAGCATTTTCATTCCCCTCCCATCTATCAAGTATAGTAGGTACATAGGGAAAGTCCTAGTGGAAGTTCATGGGAATATATATGTAAATGTATGAAAACGAAAACGATTGTAAAAGTTAAAACCAAAAAGGAAAAAAACAATGAGTAAATTTCTTTTACTGCCATTTATGCAAATTCCTTCGGGTCACCATCAAGTTGCAGATGCACTGAAAACTTATATTACTGAAATTGATTCTTCTATTGAAATAAAAAAAGTGGATATTTTTCATTTTACTTCGCCAATTGGAGAAAAGATGGTTACAAGTTTGTATTTAAAAACGATAAAGTCGCTCCCCTCTTTTTACAGTTGGCTTTATAAAAGCAACGCATGCAAAAATTACAGTCTTGATAAAAGGCTTCCTTTTTATGAACTCTTTTTTATTCGGAAAATGAAGGAATTGATTAATGTAGAAAAACCTGATGCAATTATTTGCACTCACTGTCTCCCCTCTTATCTTATAAATCTGCTTAAAGCCAAGGAAGACTTTCCTATTCCGACCGTGAATGCGTATACCGATTACTTTATTAATAACGTATGGGGAATCCGGCATATCGATTACCATTTGGTTCCCAGTATAAAAGTAAAAAAGTTTCTTGAAATGAGTGGTGTTTCTTCAAAAAAGATTGCCGTTACTGGAATTCCAGTTGAACGCCTCTTTGTAAGCAGAAAGCAATCCATAAACAACGGTTCTCTTTATCATGTTCTCGTCTCGGGCGGGAACATGGGAGTTGGTGCTATTGAAAGATTATTTGCCAGCAACAAGCTATCTGGGAAAATAAAGTATTTTGTACTCTGCGGAAAAAACGATCAGTTGTTTTATGAACTGAAAATGCGAAACAATCCTTTGATCATTCCGCTATCATATATTTCTTCACGAAAGGAAATGAATGAACTTTATGATCAAATGGACTTGATACTTACAAAGCCTGGCGGAGTGACTGTCAGTGAATGTTTAATGAAAAAAGTTCCAATCTATCTCCTAGATTCGCTTCCCGGCCAAGAAGAAATGAATCGCGATTTTTTGCTTGAATCAGGGCTTGCAGTAAATAGACTGGTCCCTTTTCATGACTCGCGCCTTGAAGAAAACCTTTTACAATTCCTTGATAATTCAAGAGCAAAGCAGCTTTATAATGAAAACCTTTCTGTTTATTTAGATAAACTAGCGGATGTTAAAGCTGCATTGACAGACATGATATTTAATAAATTGTATACATGATTATTGCCGTTTTCTGTTAAATTTTGCGTGCAAAATAATAGTGCAGTAAACGATTTTATTTGTCACTTCATATTATATAGTACCACTGTTCCTGCAATTCCTTGTAAAGGAGTGTTACTATGACTTTGTATGTTAACCGGAAAATGGAGGCGAAATTATATAAAACTCAATCTTCACTTCAAGATCCAAACCAAAATTTGTTTCATCTTAACTATATGGCTCAGTTTATTGATCAGCAGCAATCTGTGAATCAACAGATCATTTAAAAGAAAACATATTTGAACGGTTCAGCCATATATCAGAACAGCTGCAATTACATTTTCGCATATCGGCGAGTTATTTCATCAGTTTATTTTCAAGAAGAGGCATAATATACCGAGCGCCTGCCAAAAGTATTAGTAAAGAAGAAGAGGTAAAGAATTAGGTCAGACCCCTTTATTAATGGGGTCTGACCCTTTTCTTTTGAAAAAGTCTTTTTTAAGAAATTATTTTAATATTGTTACTTTTACTTGTTTTCTTCCCCATTGAACTGCTTTTTCTTGAGAAGGAATAAAAACATCAATCACATTTCCTTTAATCGCACCGCCTGTATCTGCTGCAGTGGCATATCCATATCCTTCAACATATACTTTTGAACCTAATGGGATTACACTCGGATCAACTGAAATTACTTTTGCATTTGGATTGGCTTTTAAATCAATTCCAGTTGCAGTAACACCTGAACACCCGTCACAGCTCGCTGTGTAAGCGGTAGCCGTAACAGTAATTTCTTTCGCAGCATTTGCAACCGGTGCTTTGGCAGTAGCTGTTTTCGCCGTTGTTTGCTGGTTTTGCACAGGTTGTGGTTTCACGACAGGTTTTGCAGCTGTTTGATTATTTTGCACAGGTTGTGATTTCACGACAGGTTTTGCAGCTGTTTGATTATTTTGCACAGGTTGTGATTTCACGACAGGTTTTGCAGCTGTTTGATTATTTTGCACTGCTTGTGGATTCACAACCGATTTCACAGCTGATTGCTTGTTTTGCACAGAACTTGCTTTTACCGGCTGTGCTGATGGAGCTGGTGTTCCTGCGTTTCCAGCGGCTGTCGGATAGATCACAAGATTCAATCCCGGTTTAATTAAGTCTGAACTTAGTTTGTTCCATGTTTTCAAATCTTGAACAGAGACACCATTTGTTTTGGCGATGTCCCAAAGCGTATCACCACATTGGACTATGTAATGTTTTTCCGGTGAAACTTCTAACTTATCATTTGGATATATTAGGTCCGAGGATAGTCCGTTCCATTTTTTGATATCTTCTACTGTCACATCATATTTTTGAGAGATCTCCCAAAGTGTATCTCCCTTTTTGACCACAATTTCTTCTGCCTGGACGTTAGCACCGATTACTCCTGAGATTGTTGCTGCTGCTAACATTGAGTATAAGTGTTTTTTCATTTGATAACCTCCTATAGCTTATTCAGCTAACGGTTATTATCATAACATGAACTTGGCTGAGAAAAAGAACAGGCAGATTATAATTAAATTACGTTCTTGACAAGTATATAACGGCAGCATTTCAAACAGAATGAAAATTCTGATTTTTATAGTTAGATGTCAAATTTATCTATTTATTAGATTTTCGAACTGAAAGTCCATTAATAAGATTGACGGCTCATAAATGAATTTAATGGATCATAATTTTGTCTCCTACAACTTTAAGAATTGAAGAAATCGTTTCAATGGATTACTCCTCATAAATTCATCTCCACTTATTCGATTAAATAAAAGACAATACTTTCAAAAAAAATAAAAAAATTTTAAATTAGGTCTACACAAATGATAAGACTATGGTGTATACTGTACTACAACAGGAGAGAACAAAATAATCTGTACTATAAAAAGGAGGAAACTAACATGATGCAAAGTTTACAAAGTCCAGTTGAATTTTACAAAAATCTGCCTAAGAAAGTTTGTCCTGAGTGCGGCCAAGTTATGACAGAACAAGCTGAATCTTATTTAATGGAATGTGATCGGTGCTTATCTAAAAAAGAAGAATAATGTATATGATAACAGCGGGTAATCAACATCCCGCTTTTTTTTAAATACGAAAAGCGGCTGTCATTAGACAGCCGCTTATCAATAAGGTGGTTCCAGACCTACAGGGAGAATACGGAGGCGTATTCACTAGTATCTAAAACAAGAACAACCAACAATTATGAGTAATACAAACAATACTACAATTAACGCAAAGCCGTTATTGAAACCGCCGCTCATACTATTCACCTCCATTTACCTGTTACTATATACTATTGATAAACTGTTTTTTTGGACTAGACGGGTGTGGATAAATTTCAAAAATAGGCAGACACCTGTTTTGATTTCGAAAATATATTCGGTGCTCGAAAAAAATTGCCTAAAAACATAAACTTCCCCCAGAACACGAAAACGCCCTCAATTTTTTCATGAGGGCGTTTCTTAAAAAACAAGATCTTACTAGAAACAATAATACTTGGATGGATTTTCTATGGAAGTTGTTTATTAATTGTATTTGAATGGATTAAAATCTGTTCGAATTTGCGGAAGTTCTCTCGTTTCTTCACGCATACCCGTTCCGCACATCGGGCAGTTTAAATCATCTGTTGCAAAGTCTTTTCTCATCCAGCCATTACATGAAGGAGATTCACATGCATATACACTGGTGTCAACTAAAATGGTTGCTGTTTCTTCAGCCGATTTCTTTGCAAAATACATAAGATGCCCCCCTTTTCTTCTAGTATGTCTGTTTCAATTTCTTTTTATTTATTTAGGAATAACTCAACTTTCGCACACAGATATTGTCAGACATCTCTTGATGTAATTGGGTAAAGACGCAATCCATTCTTGTACTTTACTTTTAAATAATTCCATGTTCAAACAAACATTAGCTTCTGCTAATGTTTGGAAGATCGCTAGTAATTGATTCAATGCACTCTCTAGATTCATATCTTTTACATCTTCACATAATAGAAAAAAGAGATTTCCAATCGTTTTAGGATCGTTGTTTTGTCTACGCTCCCACTCTAAGAGTATAAAGCGAGTAAACACAATCGTTGTATGACTAATCAACAGATCATACGAACGACCTTGAAATTCTTTTGCTAGGTTAAGCAATGATTTGGTACACTTGAAAAATGTTTCGATGTCCCAGCGCATCCCGTAAATACGCACAATTTCTTCATCTGAAAGTGTGGTATCTGTACTCAAAATGGCTAACCATTCACTCTTTTTATTGCGGTTACGCACGAATACAATCTTGACTTGTCGTCCTTTTGCAAGATGAACATGGATCGAACCGAGTAGGTCTTTCTTTTCCATGGTACGCTTTGCTTTTTTAAAGAGTTCATCCAGCGTATGGGCTTCACCATCTATGAAATAACGTTGTTTTAGCTGCTTGACCATACCAATGACAAATAAACCTTTATCCGTGATTTTTTCAATCAAAGGCTCATGCGTAAACCAAGTATCCATTAACACATAATCAGCTGTAATTCCTGCATTTAAGGCATGATCCAATAAAGCAGAGACAACGCTCGGCTTATCTTGTTGTGCTTCAAGACGACGCTTGTAGCCGGAAGTGCGTTTATCAATGGATTCATCGACCCCGTTAAGTTGATTTTCCTTTTTCGCTGAACTCAATAAAGCAAAGTCTACAGGTAGAAAAGAATATCCATCAGACCAACCAAGAGTAAGCAACTGAAACCCCTTATAGAATCGTTTCTCTGTATGATCAAATACTCGTGAAAGAAGTTCAACAGACTTGCTTCGGTTGCGTGAAAAGAGTGAATCATCAACAATAAACACCTTCACTCTGTTGTTTGATGTAAGCTTTTTTATACGTCCAGTAAGATCTTGACATAAGGAAAGTAAAAAAGTTCGCCAAGCATAAGTAGATGAATTTAGAAAACGGTAGATCGTATCTTTTTTAGGTAAGTCCACGGCTTTCTTACTTTGAAGTGCTTGAAACCAATTTTTATATTGGAAAACAAGCAAAAAAATAAGACGGAAAATAGATAAGCATGAATAACCAAATCCCTTAGTAATTCTCGCTTTTCTCAAATGTTTGCCTATATTTAATTCAGAAAATCTTCGTTCAAGTTCTTTTGGTAGTTGTGCAAAAGTATCTTTTTTCGTTATCATAATGGTGACACCTTCTTTGGTATTTGGTTT from Bacillus methanolicus includes these protein-coding regions:
- a CDS encoding DMT family transporter is translated as MIILNYFIMCFIFGTTFLAIKIGVDAGAPPFMSAGIRFFLAGFILFIVMKNKGKANMSLLVRKEMLLSGLGLTFGTFATLYWAEQYVNSGIAAVLSATGPMMILLIQTFILREKFSNKSLIGCFIGFAGVILLLSSSFTFETNLLWFLGCIVILMGEVCYASGALYSKRVIGVFKETSPIALNAAQMMYGGALLVVLSLFTEKINVESIISMKAMGSLLYLIIVGSMVGHSLFYWLVAKTNPVFPSTWLYISPLIAITLGALLNNEAVTWLMAVGAVTIICGTLLVNLEALKELIKKPILLKKRTY
- a CDS encoding PLP-dependent aminotransferase family protein produces the protein MPLKKNSNRLFEDVYDYIVNRINRGEWRAHEKLPSVRELAKELNVHRLTVFKAYQRLKEEEKVYAKDKSGYFIHPGNLEGFEHLQSPIYTSHVQRSYLSEIHQIPVTYQFSQALIDSNLLPNHYFADYIKKVFDLYPKVLGTYSTVQGDEELREALAHYFRKRHQLYVSANELIITSGAQQAINLISQAFIKPRDTVLMERPTYSAAIDIFRHQGATIIPVDIHPNGYDLEQVEKNMKQYKPRLFYLNPTFHNPTGYTVPTEQRKKLAELAEQYRCLLVEDDPFYDISFGHEPPSPLFRYDTGGYVIYIRSYSKYIAPGLRIALVACRQPLMKILLTAKSLSDNGTPLLNQKMFLHYFLSERMQQHLEKLRIALNIRKEIMEEAIASTGWEWTSPRGGLNLWVKLPEEVSAQTLLSKSIERSISFVPGNICDPLNELDSWFRLSYSFVNEQRLIEGMNELIDVYKSVYLKSQPDIK
- a CDS encoding VanW family protein — its product is MKISLIIGLFISLQSIGSTDHLTVEHQGKTISAVSRTEFSLPFLAEPFIDQDKYKGYMEKLDQQVYQAPANAFIDQYGKIIPEQAGLKLNRTAFTEHFYTYFFNKGPSRIEVPTISIYPKVDSELLSQIREKQIGHYITYFNPRNKNRTLNITLAAEAINNHVIFPNETFSFNGVVGKRTAEKGYLPAPIIVKGELSEGVGGGICQVSSTLFNAVDNAGIHILERYSHSKSVPYVPEGRDATVSWYGPDFTFKNKYNQPILIRAHIYGGKVIVKVYSSDQNNYKPRKVSPASDILPMETMYMEGMKN
- a CDS encoding HD domain-containing protein, whose protein sequence is MRDVKLIEIYQHRIAQKYLNRSGMAHAIAVAYHAFHLAKEQNVDVDNAAKAGFLHDIGHYTWYKDDKWDYELYRQNDIHAIKGAERAHKLLIRLGENPVKAKEIALAILFHTDSFLPGGEVVRTPLQNIIKLADEKDEEPGGLHHYRKIDSERAFKMLQQLDNQIDAWISEKS
- a CDS encoding metallophosphoesterase, with the protein product MKMLFYFLLVLFVYLAFIFYKANKNTRHVIINTISISRKKIKNIKVLHLSDIHLENISVSPEKLFEMISKQPVDLIALTGDFLDRKRSIPKLANYLKVLQKASPKYGIFAVFGNHDYILKEENFANLKKTLEEHDCKTLQNENVTLCVDGENLNIIGIDDYSTHRSDIKKAFQGLPEGYNLVLTHDPNVVLDMEDYDYDYLLSGHFHGGQIHWPKPYHLIKMGKLVRMKMVKGLHYHKGKPFYISEGLGQTGVNIRIGSRPEITYHEIS
- a CDS encoding MGDG synthase family glycosyltransferase, with the translated sequence MSKFLLLPFMQIPSGHHQVADALKTYITEIDSSIEIKKVDIFHFTSPIGEKMVTSLYLKTIKSLPSFYSWLYKSNACKNYSLDKRLPFYELFFIRKMKELINVEKPDAIICTHCLPSYLINLLKAKEDFPIPTVNAYTDYFINNVWGIRHIDYHLVPSIKVKKFLEMSGVSSKKIAVTGIPVERLFVSRKQSINNGSLYHVLVSGGNMGVGAIERLFASNKLSGKIKYFVLCGKNDQLFYELKMRNNPLIIPLSYISSRKEMNELYDQMDLILTKPGGVTVSECLMKKVPIYLLDSLPGQEEMNRDFLLESGLAVNRLVPFHDSRLEENLLQFLDNSRAKQLYNENLSVYLDKLADVKAALTDMIFNKLYT
- a CDS encoding LysM peptidoglycan-binding and 3D domain-containing protein; protein product: MKKHLYSMLAAATISGVIGANVQAEEIVVKKGDTLWEISQKYDVTVEDIKKWNGLSSDLIYPNDKLEVSPEKHYIVQCGDTLWDIAKTNGVSVQDLKTWNKLSSDLIKPGLNLVIYPTAAGNAGTPAPSAQPVKASSVQNKQSAVKSVVNPQAVQNNQTAAKPVVKSQPVQNNQTAAKPVVKSQPVQNNQTAAKPVVKPQPVQNQQTTAKTATAKAPVANAAKEITVTATAYTASCDGCSGVTATGIDLKANPNAKVISVDPSVIPLGSKVYVEGYGYATAADTGGAIKGNVIDVFIPSQEKAVQWGRKQVKVTILK
- the yhfH gene encoding protein YhfH; this translates as MMQSLQSPVEFYKNLPKKVCPECGQVMTEQAESYLMECDRCLSKKEE
- a CDS encoding YjcZ family sporulation protein; translated protein: MSGGFNNGFALIVVLFVLLIIVGCSCFRY
- a CDS encoding cold-inducible protein YdjO-related protein — encoded protein: MYFAKKSAEETATILVDTSVYACESPSCNGWMRKDFATDDLNCPMCGTGMREETRELPQIRTDFNPFKYN
- a CDS encoding IS4 family transposase, producing MITKKDTFAQLPKELERRFSELNIGKHLRKARITKGFGYSCLSIFRLIFLLVFQYKNWFQALQSKKAVDLPKKDTIYRFLNSSTYAWRTFLLSLCQDLTGRIKKLTSNNRVKVFIVDDSLFSRNRSKSVELLSRVFDHTEKRFYKGFQLLTLGWSDGYSFLPVDFALLSSAKKENQLNGVDESIDKRTSGYKRRLEAQQDKPSVVSALLDHALNAGITADYVLMDTWFTHEPLIEKITDKGLFVIGMVKQLKQRYFIDGEAHTLDELFKKAKRTMEKKDLLGSIHVHLAKGRQVKIVFVRNRNKKSEWLAILSTDTTLSDEEIVRIYGMRWDIETFFKCTKSLLNLAKEFQGRSYDLLISHTTIVFTRFILLEWERRQNNDPKTIGNLFFLLCEDVKDMNLESALNQLLAIFQTLAEANVCLNMELFKSKVQEWIASLPNYIKRCLTISVCES